From Oryza sativa Japonica Group chromosome 4, ASM3414082v1, one genomic window encodes:
- the LOC9267767 gene encoding probable purine permease 11 isoform X2, which produces MFMVLCGQTVATLLGRLYYNSGGNSKWMATLTQSAGSPLLAILLLFTPAPAADEPRPAAAKMAPIYVGLGIIIGFDNLMYSYALQYLPVSTFSLVAATQLGFNSVTSRLINAQRFTVLIANSVVVLTFSAALLGIGASSDETASSVPRGKYPAGFALTLAASAVFALILSLFEATFEKVVRTRTLRWVLRAQLWTNVVASTVSAVGLLASGDWRTIPAEMAAFKDGRARYVATLVGTAVSWQVMAVGSLRLIVRVSSLFANVTGTLSLPLVPVFAVALFGDRMTGIKAVSMLMAVWGFLSYAYQQYIDGRRAAGAGKGRAAAECRVCAARAGSDPDSPA; this is translated from the coding sequence aTGTTCATGGTGCTCTGCGGCCAGACCGTGGCCACCCTCCTCGGCCGCCTGTACTACAACTCCGGCGGCAACAGCAAGTGGATGGCCACGCTCACGCAGTccgccggctcgccgctgcTCGCCATCCTTCTCCTCTTCAcgccggcgcccgccgccgacgagcccaggccggcggcggcaaagaTGGCGCCCATCTACGTCGGCCTCGGGATCATCATCGGCTTCGACAACCTGATGTACTCGTACGCGCTGCAGTACCTGCCGGTGTCCACCTTCTCGCTCGTGGCCGCGACGCAGCTCGGCTTCAACTCCGTCACCTCCAGGCTCATCAACGCGCAGCGGTTCACGGTGCTGATCGCCAACTCCGTCGTCGTGCTCACCTTCTCGGCGGCGCTGCTCGGCATCGGGGCCTCCTCCGACGAGACCGCCAGCAGCGTGCCGAGGGGCAAGTACCCCGCCGGGTTCGCCCTgacgctcgccgcctccgccgtgttCGCGCTCATCCTGTCGCTGTTCGAGGCCACCTTCGAGAAGGTGGTCCGGACGCGGACGCTCCGGTGGGTTCTGCGCGCGCAGCTGTGGACCAACGTGGTGGCGTCGACGGTGTCGGCGGTGGGGCTGCTCGCGTCGGGGGACTGGAGGACGATaccggcggagatggcggcgttCAAGGACGGGAGGGCGAGGTACGTGGCGACGCTGGTCGGGACGGCGGTGTCGTGGCAGGTGATGGCGGTGGGCTCGCTGCGGCTGATCGTGAGGGTGTCGTCGCTGTTCGCCAACGTGACGGGCACGCTGTCGCTGCCGCTGGTGCCGGTGTTCGCCGTCGCGCTGTTCGGGGACAGGATGACCGGGATCAAGGCCGTATCCATGCTCATGGCCGTCTGGGGTTTCCTCTCGTACGCGTACCAGCAGTACATCGAcggccggcgcgcggccggcgccgggaaggggagagcggcggcggagtgcCGCGTttgcgccgcgcgcgccggcaGCGATCCGGACTCGCCCGCGTGA
- the LOC9267767 gene encoding probable purine permease 11 isoform X1 — protein MAYAQEIQLQIREQESDHGEDGSAPKAAAVRGGSPRGGVRWWLSVAADMFMVLCGQTVATLLGRLYYNSGGNSKWMATLTQSAGSPLLAILLLFTPAPAADEPRPAAAKMAPIYVGLGIIIGFDNLMYSYALQYLPVSTFSLVAATQLGFNSVTSRLINAQRFTVLIANSVVVLTFSAALLGIGASSDETASSVPRGKYPAGFALTLAASAVFALILSLFEATFEKVVRTRTLRWVLRAQLWTNVVASTVSAVGLLASGDWRTIPAEMAAFKDGRARYVATLVGTAVSWQVMAVGSLRLIVRVSSLFANVTGTLSLPLVPVFAVALFGDRMTGIKAVSMLMAVWGFLSYAYQQYIDGRRAAGAGKGRAAAECRVCAARAGSDPDSPA, from the coding sequence AACAAGAGTCTGACCATGGCGAGGACGGCTCTGCACCAaaagccgccgccgtgcgtggTGGGTCACCGAGAGGCGGCGTCCGGTGGTGGctgtcggtggcggcggacaTGTTCATGGTGCTCTGCGGCCAGACCGTGGCCACCCTCCTCGGCCGCCTGTACTACAACTCCGGCGGCAACAGCAAGTGGATGGCCACGCTCACGCAGTccgccggctcgccgctgcTCGCCATCCTTCTCCTCTTCAcgccggcgcccgccgccgacgagcccaggccggcggcggcaaagaTGGCGCCCATCTACGTCGGCCTCGGGATCATCATCGGCTTCGACAACCTGATGTACTCGTACGCGCTGCAGTACCTGCCGGTGTCCACCTTCTCGCTCGTGGCCGCGACGCAGCTCGGCTTCAACTCCGTCACCTCCAGGCTCATCAACGCGCAGCGGTTCACGGTGCTGATCGCCAACTCCGTCGTCGTGCTCACCTTCTCGGCGGCGCTGCTCGGCATCGGGGCCTCCTCCGACGAGACCGCCAGCAGCGTGCCGAGGGGCAAGTACCCCGCCGGGTTCGCCCTgacgctcgccgcctccgccgtgttCGCGCTCATCCTGTCGCTGTTCGAGGCCACCTTCGAGAAGGTGGTCCGGACGCGGACGCTCCGGTGGGTTCTGCGCGCGCAGCTGTGGACCAACGTGGTGGCGTCGACGGTGTCGGCGGTGGGGCTGCTCGCGTCGGGGGACTGGAGGACGATaccggcggagatggcggcgttCAAGGACGGGAGGGCGAGGTACGTGGCGACGCTGGTCGGGACGGCGGTGTCGTGGCAGGTGATGGCGGTGGGCTCGCTGCGGCTGATCGTGAGGGTGTCGTCGCTGTTCGCCAACGTGACGGGCACGCTGTCGCTGCCGCTGGTGCCGGTGTTCGCCGTCGCGCTGTTCGGGGACAGGATGACCGGGATCAAGGCCGTATCCATGCTCATGGCCGTCTGGGGTTTCCTCTCGTACGCGTACCAGCAGTACATCGAcggccggcgcgcggccggcgccgggaaggggagagcggcggcggagtgcCGCGTttgcgccgcgcgcgccggcaGCGATCCGGACTCGCCCGCGTGA